The proteins below come from a single Gordonia pseudamarae genomic window:
- a CDS encoding (2,3-dihydroxybenzoyl)adenylate synthase, with amino-acid sequence MKVAPWPKELADRYRTSGLWRGETFDDMLRSRAADPRVAARIAVIDTTTTLSYRELDEHVGRLAAGLVGLGIGRDERVLLQIPNRADYVIVVFALFRIGALPVFGLPAHRETELVGIADAAGAVAIVTPRRIGAVDHHALAETVAARVPSVRHIIAADDLASLYADPVDHDRSDPSEMAFLQLSGGSTGIPKLIPRTHDDYLYSVIRSNELCGVTADTVYLATLPVAHNFPMSSPGILGALYVGGTVALTESPTPSVAWQMVERAGVTMTGLVPPLARLWTETAEAGTDFDLSTLRTVQVGGARCPDELARRIGPALGVTLQQVFGMAEGLVCYTRLDDPEDVITATQGRPMSEADELRLVDEDGEIVTEGTGFLETQGPYTIRGYWADRSPESFAPDGWYRTGDVVELTPEGNLVVRGRGGDRVNRGGEKVSAEELEEQLLAHPAVRDAIVVAVADKFLGERTCAYVIAALDDEPPTLPVLRKFVRESGLAEWKLPDVVKVIEQFPETGVGKVSRKRLRELLAQN; translated from the coding sequence GTGAAGGTTGCACCGTGGCCCAAGGAACTCGCCGACCGCTACCGTACCTCGGGACTGTGGCGCGGCGAGACGTTCGACGACATGCTGCGTAGCCGGGCGGCCGACCCGCGGGTCGCCGCCCGCATCGCGGTCATCGACACCACCACCACGCTCAGCTACCGCGAACTCGACGAGCACGTCGGACGCCTCGCCGCCGGTCTGGTGGGGCTGGGCATCGGACGCGACGAACGGGTCCTGCTGCAGATTCCCAACCGGGCCGACTACGTGATCGTGGTGTTCGCGCTGTTCCGGATCGGTGCGCTGCCGGTGTTCGGGCTGCCGGCGCACCGTGAGACCGAGTTGGTGGGCATCGCCGATGCCGCCGGGGCCGTCGCGATCGTGACGCCTCGCCGGATCGGCGCCGTCGACCATCACGCGCTCGCCGAGACGGTGGCCGCCCGGGTGCCGTCGGTACGTCACATCATCGCCGCCGACGATCTGGCCTCGCTCTACGCCGATCCCGTCGACCACGATCGGTCCGATCCGTCGGAGATGGCGTTCCTGCAGTTGTCCGGTGGCAGCACGGGGATTCCCAAGCTGATCCCGCGCACCCACGACGACTACCTCTACAGCGTGATCCGCAGCAACGAGCTGTGCGGGGTCACCGCCGACACCGTTTATCTGGCCACTTTGCCGGTGGCACATAATTTTCCGATGAGTTCGCCCGGCATCCTCGGCGCCCTGTACGTCGGTGGCACCGTCGCCCTCACCGAGTCACCCACGCCGTCGGTGGCCTGGCAGATGGTGGAGCGCGCCGGGGTCACGATGACCGGTCTGGTGCCGCCGCTGGCCCGGTTGTGGACCGAGACCGCCGAGGCCGGAACCGATTTCGACCTGTCGACGTTGCGGACGGTGCAGGTGGGCGGTGCCCGCTGTCCGGACGAACTGGCCCGCCGGATCGGCCCGGCACTGGGGGTGACCCTGCAGCAGGTGTTCGGGATGGCTGAGGGTCTGGTCTGCTACACCCGTCTCGACGATCCCGAGGACGTGATCACCGCCACCCAGGGCAGGCCGATGTCCGAGGCGGACGAGTTGCGCCTGGTCGATGAGGACGGCGAGATCGTCACCGAAGGTACCGGCTTTCTGGAGACGCAGGGCCCGTACACGATTCGCGGCTACTGGGCCGACCGCAGTCCCGAATCATTCGCCCCCGACGGCTGGTATCGCACCGGCGATGTGGTCGAGCTGACCCCCGAGGGCAATCTGGTGGTCCGTGGGCGTGGCGGCGACCGGGTGAACCGGGGCGGGGAGAAGGTCTCGGCCGAGGAACTGGAGGAGCAGCTGCTGGCGCATCCGGCGGTCCGCGACGCGATCGTCGTCGCCGTCGCCGACAAATTCCTGGGCGAACGTACCTGCGCCTATGTGATCGCCGCGCTCGACGACGAGCCGCCGACACTCCCGGTGCTGCGCAAGTTCGTCCGGGAGTCGGGGCTGGCCGAATGGAAGCTGCCGGATGTGGTCAAGGTTATCGAGCAGTTCCCCGAGACCGGGGTTGGCAAGGTGAGCCGCAAGCGGCTGCGTGAGTTGCTCGCCCAGAACTGA
- a CDS encoding isochorismatase family protein has product MAIPKIAPYSIPAGPYPARVDWTIDVNRVALLIHDMQRYFIDAYDVMSEPMATALPNMVAIREACEAAAVPIVFTAQPGDQHPSRRGILSDFWGKGLASGRDEEIVDELAIRDHNIMVTKWRYSSFQRTDMRHLLAHHGRDQLIVVGVYAHMGCMISATEAFMGDVEPYFVHDALGDFSAEEHDMAANYIAKRAGRVLTTAEVLAALVPSTQAVPQ; this is encoded by the coding sequence GTGGCTATACCCAAGATCGCCCCGTACTCGATCCCTGCCGGCCCGTACCCCGCTCGAGTGGACTGGACGATCGATGTCAACCGGGTAGCTCTGCTGATTCACGACATGCAGCGGTACTTCATCGACGCGTACGACGTGATGTCCGAGCCTATGGCTACCGCATTGCCCAATATGGTCGCGATCCGCGAGGCATGCGAGGCGGCCGCCGTGCCGATAGTGTTCACCGCCCAACCCGGCGATCAGCATCCCTCGCGACGCGGGATTCTCTCCGACTTCTGGGGTAAAGGCCTGGCCTCCGGCCGTGACGAAGAGATCGTCGACGAACTGGCCATCCGGGATCACAACATCATGGTCACCAAGTGGCGGTATTCGAGTTTCCAGCGCACCGACATGCGGCACCTGCTGGCCCATCACGGGCGCGATCAGCTGATCGTCGTCGGTGTGTACGCGCACATGGGGTGCATGATCTCGGCGACCGAGGCGTTCATGGGCGATGTGGAACCGTATTTCGTCCACGATGCGCTCGGCGACTTCTCCGCCGAGGAACACGACATGGCTGCCAACTACATCGCCAAACGCGCCGGACGGGTGCTGACGACGGCCGAGGTCCTGGCCGCGCTCGTCCCTTCGACGCAAGCCGTCCCGCAGTGA
- a CDS encoding SDR family oxidoreductase, whose translation MTGPPLTVPGVTGRHVLVTGAVGGIGSAVVDALAAAGARVSAWDQAEGDDVRAVDVRGLDAVRDAWRATESAAGAVELLVHAAGVMSGDWDLCMAVNAGGVRNVLDVATEAMIGGGVAGSIVVLSSNAAPIPRTAMAEYAASKAAATSYARSVGLAVAGHGIRVNVVSPGSTMTPMLTGMWTSDADRQRVLAGTPEQFRLGIPLGRIAEPADIASTIVFLLSDAARHITIHDLRVDGGATLDM comes from the coding sequence GTGACCGGTCCACCGCTGACAGTTCCGGGGGTCACCGGCAGGCATGTCCTGGTCACCGGTGCCGTCGGCGGGATCGGCAGTGCGGTCGTGGACGCGCTGGCGGCTGCCGGGGCGCGGGTGAGCGCGTGGGATCAGGCCGAGGGCGACGACGTGCGAGCGGTTGACGTGCGCGGACTGGACGCGGTCCGCGACGCCTGGCGGGCCACCGAGTCGGCCGCGGGTGCTGTGGAGTTGCTCGTGCACGCCGCCGGCGTTATGAGTGGCGACTGGGACTTGTGTATGGCGGTGAACGCGGGCGGTGTGCGCAACGTCCTCGATGTGGCCACCGAGGCGATGATCGGCGGTGGCGTCGCCGGGTCGATCGTGGTGCTCTCCAGCAATGCCGCCCCGATCCCGCGGACGGCGATGGCCGAGTACGCCGCGTCCAAGGCGGCGGCCACGTCATATGCGCGCAGTGTTGGACTGGCCGTGGCCGGGCACGGGATCCGCGTCAACGTCGTCTCCCCCGGTTCCACGATGACGCCGATGCTGACCGGGATGTGGACTTCCGACGCCGACCGGCAACGTGTGCTGGCCGGTACGCCCGAACAGTTCCGGCTCGGAATCCCGTTGGGGCGCATCGCCGAACCCGCCGATATCGCGTCGACGATCGTATTCCTGCTCTCGGATGCCGCCCGCCACATCACCATCCACGACCTACGAGTCGACGGCGGCGCCACCCTCGACATGTGA
- a CDS encoding type II toxin-antitoxin system RelE family toxin, with the protein MSYAISYSASAAKVLRKLDRATARRLLEAIEKLAEEPRPPGCVQLKGGDGEFRIRVGNYRIVYDVNDEQLIVLVLRVGHRREVYR; encoded by the coding sequence ATGTCGTACGCGATCAGCTATTCCGCGTCGGCCGCCAAAGTACTCCGCAAGCTCGACCGGGCAACCGCTCGTCGCCTGCTGGAGGCGATTGAGAAGCTCGCCGAGGAGCCTCGCCCACCGGGCTGCGTTCAACTCAAGGGCGGCGACGGTGAATTCCGCATCCGCGTCGGCAACTATCGCATTGTCTACGACGTCAATGACGAGCAGCTGATTGTCCTTGTGCTCCGAGTTGGGCACCGACGCGAAGTCTACCGTTGA
- a CDS encoding type II toxin-antitoxin system prevent-host-death family antitoxin, whose translation MTSVTLSQFRKQQSDYIAAAQREPVEITSRGAGRRAVVVSPEFFDRAVQALEDQLDIGAAATARAETEPRVSHAELMVELGL comes from the coding sequence ATGACTTCGGTGACCCTGTCTCAGTTCCGCAAGCAGCAGAGCGACTACATCGCCGCTGCGCAGCGTGAGCCCGTCGAGATCACTTCGCGCGGGGCGGGCCGTCGCGCCGTCGTCGTCTCGCCGGAGTTCTTCGACCGTGCCGTGCAGGCTCTGGAGGATCAGCTCGATATCGGTGCGGCGGCTACGGCACGCGCTGAGACTGAGCCACGTGTCTCCCATGCGGAGCTGATGGTCGAACTCGGGCTCTGA
- a CDS encoding IS1380 family transposase, whose product MIGLAKVSIGPDRGAPLRSTSRYPLLSVDGSGTGVVSYAGATVVLRTAEKTGLTTALSTALGRWRRPLATHDPGKIIADLAVAIAIGGDCLADINQVRADPAVFGLVASDPTVSRLITTLATDAPAALSAVNAARAAARRSAWRAAGQAAPDHGADAGTPVIIDIDATLVTAHSEKERAAPTYKRGYRFHPLCAFLDHGATGTGEPLAIALRAGNAGANTAAGHITIAGQALAQLPSVTGPRPGKSVLIRTDSAGGTHDFLNYLTKRRLAYSVGFALTETTTTTAVIDRLMPQAWTPAYDADGTERDGAWVAELTGVLDLSSWPAGMRVIVRKEKPHPGAQLRFTDRDGLRLTAFATNTPRGQLADLELRHRQRALCEDRIRTAKDCGLTNLPLHGFDQNQIWCAIVMLACELIAWTQMLAFTDHPARRWEPKKLRHRLFTIAAKISRHARLTRLKLATHAPHTQLLISGIHRLTALPDPG is encoded by the coding sequence ATGATTGGACTTGCGAAGGTATCAATCGGACCAGATCGAGGAGCACCATTACGGTCTACGTCGCGGTACCCGTTGTTGTCTGTAGATGGCTCCGGAACCGGGGTGGTGTCGTATGCCGGGGCGACGGTAGTGCTGCGGACTGCGGAGAAAACGGGCCTGACCACCGCATTGTCGACGGCACTTGGACGGTGGCGTAGACCGTTGGCCACCCATGATCCGGGCAAGATCATCGCCGATCTGGCCGTGGCGATCGCGATCGGCGGCGACTGTCTGGCCGACATCAACCAGGTCCGCGCCGACCCGGCGGTGTTCGGCCTGGTCGCCTCGGATCCGACCGTGTCGAGGTTGATCACGACACTGGCCACCGACGCCCCGGCAGCGCTCTCAGCGGTCAACGCTGCTCGTGCCGCCGCCCGGCGGTCAGCCTGGCGCGCAGCCGGTCAGGCGGCGCCCGATCATGGTGCGGACGCGGGCACTCCGGTGATCATCGATATCGATGCCACCCTGGTCACCGCGCACTCAGAGAAAGAACGTGCCGCACCCACCTATAAGCGTGGCTACCGGTTTCACCCGCTGTGCGCGTTCCTCGACCACGGCGCCACCGGAACCGGTGAACCGCTGGCCATCGCGTTACGGGCCGGGAACGCCGGAGCCAACACCGCCGCCGGCCACATCACCATAGCCGGCCAGGCACTGGCACAGCTGCCCTCGGTCACCGGCCCTCGGCCAGGAAAAAGCGTGTTGATCCGCACCGATTCGGCCGGCGGAACCCACGACTTCCTGAACTACCTGACCAAACGACGCCTGGCCTATTCGGTCGGGTTCGCACTGACCGAAACCACCACCACCACCGCCGTCATCGATCGCCTCATGCCGCAAGCGTGGACCCCGGCCTACGACGCCGACGGCACCGAACGCGACGGGGCGTGGGTGGCCGAGCTGACCGGAGTCCTGGACCTGAGCAGCTGGCCGGCCGGCATGCGAGTGATCGTGCGGAAAGAGAAACCGCATCCGGGTGCACAGTTGCGGTTCACCGACCGAGATGGCCTGCGGCTGACCGCTTTCGCCACCAACACACCCCGCGGTCAACTCGCCGACCTCGAACTACGCCACCGCCAACGCGCCCTCTGTGAAGACCGTATCCGCACCGCCAAAGACTGCGGCCTGACCAACCTCCCGCTGCACGGCTTCGACCAAAACCAGATCTGGTGCGCGATCGTGATGCTCGCGTGCGAGTTGATCGCCTGGACCCAGATGCTCGCGTTCACCGACCACCCAGCACGGCGGTGGGAACCCAAGAAGCTACGCCACCGACTGTTCACCATCGCCGCCAAAATCAGTCGCCACGCCCGCCTAACACGATTGAAACTGGCCACCCACGCACCCCACACACAGCTTCTCATCTCTGGAATACACAGGCTCACAGCACTTCCCGACCCAGGCTGA
- the meaB gene encoding methylmalonyl Co-A mutase-associated GTPase MeaB codes for MAPRPIDVAALTDGVLADRRAELARAITLVESTRSDHREAAQELLLALTPHAGRSFRVGITGVPGVGKSTTIEALGMHLISQGHKVAVLAVDPSSTRTGGSILGDKTRMGRLSVDPNAYVRPSPTSGTLGGVTKATRETIVLVEAAGFDVVLVETVGVGQSEVEVARMVDTFTFLTLARTGDSLQGIKKGVLELADVIVVNKADGKHEIEAKGAARELQSALGLIYPHDALWTPPVLTMSAIENLGVDGFWKAVLEHNRVLREAGEFDRRRHRQQIDWMWAMVRDTVLSRLATNERVCDVRSTIESQVGTGDLTPALGAQQIVEAFDTAGN; via the coding sequence ATGGCACCCCGCCCGATTGACGTCGCCGCGCTGACCGACGGGGTGCTCGCCGATCGCCGGGCCGAACTGGCCCGGGCGATCACCCTCGTCGAGTCGACTCGGTCCGATCACCGTGAGGCCGCGCAGGAACTGCTGCTGGCATTGACCCCGCACGCCGGCAGGTCGTTCCGCGTCGGCATCACCGGTGTGCCGGGTGTGGGCAAGTCCACCACCATCGAGGCTCTCGGGATGCATCTGATCTCGCAGGGTCACAAGGTGGCGGTGCTGGCTGTGGACCCGTCCTCGACCCGTACCGGTGGTTCGATCCTGGGCGATAAGACTCGCATGGGGCGGTTGTCGGTGGACCCGAACGCCTATGTGCGGCCCTCTCCCACCTCGGGCACGCTCGGCGGGGTCACCAAGGCGACCCGTGAGACCATCGTGCTGGTGGAGGCCGCCGGTTTCGACGTCGTGTTGGTTGAAACGGTCGGAGTCGGGCAGTCCGAGGTGGAGGTCGCCCGGATGGTCGATACCTTCACCTTCCTCACCCTGGCTCGCACCGGAGATTCGTTGCAGGGCATCAAGAAAGGCGTTCTCGAACTCGCCGACGTGATCGTCGTCAACAAGGCCGACGGCAAACACGAGATCGAGGCCAAGGGTGCCGCCCGCGAACTACAGAGCGCCCTGGGCCTGATCTACCCGCACGACGCGCTCTGGACACCGCCGGTCCTCACCATGAGCGCCATCGAGAACCTCGGTGTCGACGGCTTCTGGAAGGCAGTCCTCGAACACAACCGCGTCCTGCGCGAGGCGGGGGAGTTCGACCGCCGCCGCCACCGCCAGCAAATCGACTGGATGTGGGCAATGGTGCGCGACACGGTCCTATCCCGGCTGGCCACCAACGAGCGCGTCTGCGACGTGCGCTCGACGATTGAATCACAGGTCGGTACAGGAGATCTCACACCGGCATTGGGGGCGCAACAGATCGTCGAAGCGTTCGATACAGCAGGGAATTGA
- the scpA gene encoding methylmalonyl-CoA mutase, which translates to MTQTDPVTDPIPDFSGVALEGDAAPAPADNESAAAVQQLAEANGYTVDQITWNTPEQIAVAPLYTRGDRDAVTADAEHPYPLDSIPGAAPFIRGPYPTMYVNQPWTIRQYAGFSTAAESNAFYRRNLASGQKGLSVAFDLATHRGYDSDHPRVAGDVGMAGVAIDSILDMRQLFDGIDLGSVSVSMTMNGAVLPILALYVVAAEEQGVPPEKLAGTIQNDILKEFMVRNTYIYPPKPSMRIISNIFEYTSIKMPKFNSISISGYHIQEAGATADLELAYTLADGVEYIRAGLEAGLDIDKFAPRLSFFWGIGMNFFMEVAKLRAARLLWSELVADFNPKSAKSLSLRTHSQTSGWSLTAQDVFNNVARTCVEAMAATQGHTQSLHTNALDEAIALPTDFSARIARNTQLLLQQESGTTQSIDPWAGSNYVEWLTHQLAQKARAHIAEVEAAGGMTQAINEGLPKLRIEESAARTQARIDSGQQPLVGVNKYQVTEDEEIEVLKVENSKVRAEQLEKLVRLRADRDENAVQAALADLTRAAGSSDGGMENNLMALAIEAARHSATVGEISEALEKVYGRHQAEIKTISGVYRHEAGQVSNIDAAIDIVNRFADAEGRRPRVLVAKMGQDGHDRGQKVIATAFADLGFDVDVGPLFATPEEVARQAADNDVHVVGVSSLAAGHLTLVPALREALAEVGRPDIMIVVGGVIPPGDFDELYEAGAAAIFPPGTVIADSAVELIGKLADSLDLELAAAAGADES; encoded by the coding sequence ATGACCCAGACCGACCCGGTCACCGACCCCATCCCGGACTTCAGCGGTGTCGCACTCGAGGGTGACGCCGCTCCGGCACCGGCCGACAACGAGTCCGCCGCGGCGGTGCAGCAACTCGCCGAGGCCAACGGTTACACGGTCGACCAGATCACCTGGAACACCCCCGAGCAGATCGCGGTCGCGCCGCTCTACACGCGCGGCGACCGGGACGCGGTGACCGCCGACGCCGAGCATCCGTACCCCCTGGACTCGATTCCCGGTGCGGCGCCGTTCATCCGCGGCCCCTACCCGACGATGTACGTCAACCAGCCGTGGACGATCCGCCAGTACGCGGGCTTCTCCACCGCCGCCGAATCCAACGCCTTCTACCGCCGCAACCTGGCGTCGGGCCAGAAGGGCCTGTCGGTGGCGTTCGACCTGGCCACCCACCGTGGCTACGACTCGGACCATCCGCGGGTGGCCGGTGACGTCGGCATGGCCGGTGTGGCGATCGACTCGATCCTGGACATGCGGCAGCTGTTCGATGGCATCGACCTGGGGTCGGTGTCGGTGTCGATGACCATGAACGGTGCGGTCCTGCCGATTCTGGCGCTGTACGTGGTGGCCGCCGAGGAGCAGGGGGTGCCGCCGGAGAAGCTGGCCGGGACCATCCAGAACGACATCCTCAAAGAGTTCATGGTCCGCAATACCTACATCTATCCGCCCAAGCCGTCGATGCGGATCATCTCGAACATCTTCGAGTACACCAGCATCAAGATGCCCAAGTTCAACTCGATCTCGATCTCCGGCTATCACATCCAGGAGGCCGGGGCGACGGCCGACCTGGAGCTGGCGTACACCCTCGCCGACGGTGTCGAGTACATCCGCGCAGGACTGGAGGCGGGCCTGGACATCGACAAGTTCGCCCCGCGCCTGTCGTTCTTCTGGGGTATCGGAATGAACTTCTTCATGGAGGTCGCCAAGCTTCGGGCCGCGCGTCTGCTGTGGAGCGAGCTGGTCGCCGATTTCAACCCGAAGTCGGCCAAGTCGCTGTCGCTGCGTACACATTCGCAGACCTCCGGCTGGTCGCTGACCGCGCAGGACGTGTTCAACAACGTGGCCCGCACCTGTGTGGAGGCGATGGCCGCCACCCAGGGACACACCCAGTCGCTGCACACCAACGCGCTCGACGAGGCGATCGCCCTGCCCACCGACTTCTCGGCCCGTATCGCCCGCAATACCCAGCTGCTCCTGCAGCAGGAATCGGGCACCACCCAGTCGATCGACCCGTGGGCGGGTTCCAACTATGTCGAATGGCTGACCCATCAGCTGGCGCAGAAGGCACGCGCGCACATCGCCGAGGTCGAGGCAGCGGGCGGAATGACGCAGGCCATCAACGAGGGACTGCCCAAACTGCGGATCGAGGAATCGGCCGCGCGCACGCAGGCACGTATCGACTCCGGTCAGCAGCCGCTGGTGGGGGTGAACAAATACCAGGTCACCGAGGACGAGGAGATCGAGGTCCTCAAGGTCGAGAACTCGAAGGTCCGGGCCGAGCAGCTGGAGAAGCTGGTGCGGTTGCGTGCCGACCGGGACGAGAACGCGGTGCAGGCGGCGCTGGCCGACCTGACCCGTGCCGCCGGGTCGTCGGACGGCGGCATGGAGAACAACCTGATGGCGCTGGCGATCGAGGCGGCCCGGCACAGTGCGACGGTCGGGGAGATCTCCGAGGCGCTGGAGAAGGTCTATGGTCGCCACCAGGCGGAGATCAAGACGATCAGCGGGGTATACCGGCATGAGGCGGGTCAGGTGAGCAACATCGACGCGGCGATCGACATCGTCAACCGGTTTGCCGATGCCGAGGGCCGGCGCCCGCGTGTACTGGTGGCCAAGATGGGGCAGGACGGCCACGACCGGGGCCAGAAGGTGATCGCGACCGCCTTTGCCGACCTCGGATTCGACGTCGACGTGGGCCCGCTGTTCGCCACGCCCGAAGAGGTGGCCCGCCAGGCCGCCGACAACGACGTACACGTGGTAGGCGTGTCGTCGTTGGCCGCCGGTCACCTCACGCTGGTGCCGGCGCTGCGGGAGGCCCTGGCCGAGGTGGGGCGTCCCGACATCATGATCGTCGTGGGTGGCGTCATCCCGCCGGGTGACTTCGACGAACTGTACGAGGCCGGTGCGGCGGCGATCTTCCCGCCCGGCACCGTGATCGCCGATTCGGCGGTCGAGTTGATCGGCAAACTCGCCGACAGTCTCGACCTCGAACTGGCCGCGGCTGCGGGGGCCGACGAGAGCTGA
- a CDS encoding methylmalonyl-CoA mutase family protein, whose amino-acid sequence MSQLTDSLDEAYRKWSSSAAAVLAKSRRVEVDELPGDAESLLATTTADGLTIRPLYTRKDETGEPGLPGEYPFVRGADPHRDVNVGWRVTERFGDGETRSAAEVNESILDAFVNGASGLWLAVGDGVSADDLAEVFTGVYLDLIPVTLDAGADAAAAARAYLELRRTAQEAPVAARPTAATTGSLGLSPLTAAFSGRPTITAAEATGLATELVGSGQAVRAFRVDGADFATAGADGSLQLALTVAAALAHLRDLTAAGVSASNALAQVTFAVSADDNQFATIAKFRALRKIWARVADVVGQRDAGAAITHGVTDLSMLTQRDPWVNMLRTTIAAFGAGVGGADQVTVLGFDGAIPADLRTSGARFSRRIARNTQLLLLEESNLGRVIDPAGGSWFVESLTDELAASAWTIFTEIEGLGGYRAALDAGWITDRVGAALAARDTSVAHRKTSVTGVNEFPNLGEKPIERAIADDGAVATGTPKLVRVGHAFEELRDRSDARLEATGARPRVLMIPLGSVAEHNGRTTFVSNLLASGGIDGVNPGPVTAEEIAGHVANTPTSVGVICGTKKRYAEDGPAVLAAARAAGLTTVLLAGPASEWPDPENGPDGSLKVGIDAIATLTGLVDQLETQTSGSTGDQS is encoded by the coding sequence ATGTCACAGTTGACTGATTCCCTCGACGAGGCGTACCGGAAGTGGTCCTCGTCCGCGGCTGCCGTATTGGCCAAGTCGCGACGTGTCGAGGTCGATGAACTTCCGGGAGATGCCGAGTCGTTGCTTGCCACGACCACTGCCGACGGTCTGACGATCAGGCCGCTCTACACCCGCAAGGACGAGACCGGCGAACCCGGGCTTCCCGGCGAGTACCCGTTCGTCCGCGGCGCCGATCCGCACCGCGACGTCAACGTCGGGTGGCGCGTGACCGAGCGCTTCGGCGACGGTGAGACCCGGTCGGCCGCCGAGGTCAACGAGTCGATTCTCGACGCCTTCGTCAACGGCGCCAGCGGACTCTGGCTGGCCGTCGGTGACGGTGTGTCGGCCGACGATCTGGCCGAGGTGTTCACCGGCGTCTATCTCGACCTGATCCCGGTGACCCTGGACGCCGGTGCCGACGCGGCCGCCGCCGCACGGGCCTACCTGGAGCTGCGCCGCACGGCGCAGGAGGCTCCGGTCGCCGCCCGGCCGACCGCGGCCACCACCGGCTCGCTCGGTCTCTCGCCGCTGACCGCCGCGTTCTCCGGGCGTCCGACGATCACCGCCGCCGAGGCCACCGGACTCGCGACCGAACTGGTCGGGTCGGGGCAGGCCGTGCGGGCCTTCCGAGTCGACGGCGCCGACTTCGCCACCGCCGGAGCCGACGGCAGCCTGCAACTGGCCCTGACGGTCGCCGCGGCGCTGGCGCACCTGCGCGATCTCACCGCCGCGGGCGTCTCCGCGTCGAATGCGCTCGCACAGGTGACGTTCGCGGTCTCGGCCGACGACAACCAGTTCGCGACCATCGCCAAGTTCCGTGCGCTGCGCAAGATCTGGGCCCGGGTGGCCGATGTGGTCGGGCAGCGCGATGCGGGCGCGGCGATCACCCACGGCGTCACCGACCTGTCGATGCTGACCCAGCGCGATCCCTGGGTGAACATGCTGCGCACCACCATCGCCGCGTTCGGTGCGGGTGTGGGCGGGGCCGACCAGGTGACCGTCCTCGGTTTCGATGGCGCTATCCCCGCCGACCTGCGCACCTCCGGCGCCCGCTTCTCCCGGCGCATCGCCCGCAACACGCAACTGCTGCTGCTGGAGGAATCCAACCTCGGCCGTGTCATCGACCCGGCCGGCGGATCGTGGTTCGTCGAGTCGCTCACCGACGAGCTTGCGGCGTCGGCGTGGACGATCTTCACCGAGATCGAGGGTCTCGGCGGCTACCGGGCCGCGCTCGACGCGGGCTGGATCACCGACCGGGTGGGTGCGGCACTGGCTGCCCGCGACACGTCGGTTGCCCATCGCAAGACGTCGGTCACCGGTGTCAACGAGTTCCCCAACCTGGGTGAGAAGCCGATCGAGCGAGCCATCGCCGATGACGGCGCCGTGGCCACCGGAACCCCGAAACTCGTGCGCGTCGGGCATGCCTTCGAAGAGCTGCGGGACCGTTCGGACGCCCGGCTCGAAGCCACCGGTGCCCGCCCGCGGGTGCTGATGATCCCGCTGGGATCGGTGGCCGAACACAACGGCCGGACCACGTTCGTGTCCAACCTGCTGGCCTCCGGCGGCATCGACGGCGTCAACCCCGGACCGGTGACCGCCGAGGAGATCGCCGGTCATGTCGCGAACACACCGACCTCGGTCGGTGTCATCTGCGGCACCAAGAAGCGCTACGCCGAGGACGGCCCGGCGGTACTCGCGGCCGCCCGCGCCGCCGGCCTGACCACGGTCCTGCTCGCCGGACCCGCCTCGGAATGGCCCGACCCGGAGAACGGGCCCGACGGTTCGCTCAAGGTGGGTATCGACGCGATCGCCACCCTGACCGGCCTGGTGGACCAGCTTGAGACACAGACGTCCGGCTCGACAGGAGACCAGTCATGA